In uncultured Draconibacterium sp., one genomic interval encodes:
- a CDS encoding sulfatase: MTSSLWAQKQKPNVLLLLVDDLKPTLGIYGDPTAHSPNIDQLAAKGITFKHAYCNQAVCMASRYNLMLGARSTSTGIYNFGTQFREVYPDAVTLPQYFMNAGYHVEAMGKVYHVGHGNSNDIASWSVPHHEEKVVEYILPESTSRQLTREEAFFQNSKMFIEDLPSNKLLPRGAAWECTDVLDEAYADGRIARHAINRLRILSKDPEQPFFLAVGFARPHLPFCVPKKYWDMYDPAELPMPEFEDFPEDSPECSHKRRGEITQFKPIPENEEGIYPNSLKRKLIHGYYASMSYMDAQLGKVVEELERLGLDDNTIIVLWGDHGWHLGDHGIWTKHTNFEQATRIPIVFVAPGVTKAGTSTEQLAETVDIYTTLADLAGLDKPNGPQPIDGASLVPVLKDSNARVKDHIYHSFIKMGYLGEAIRTEQYRMVRWTNIKDATKEVLYELYDYENDPNETQNLAAKNLLKVKELEEMLNSHPKAKTNP, from the coding sequence TTGACAAGTAGTTTATGGGCACAAAAACAGAAACCTAATGTTTTATTACTCCTTGTTGATGACCTGAAACCAACTCTCGGCATTTATGGAGATCCTACAGCCCATAGTCCAAATATCGATCAACTGGCTGCGAAAGGAATAACATTTAAGCACGCCTATTGTAATCAGGCTGTCTGTATGGCTTCTCGATATAATCTGATGTTGGGAGCGCGATCTACAAGTACCGGAATTTACAATTTTGGTACCCAGTTTAGAGAGGTGTATCCCGATGCGGTTACGCTTCCTCAATATTTTATGAATGCCGGTTACCATGTTGAAGCAATGGGAAAAGTGTATCATGTTGGTCATGGTAATAGTAACGACATTGCTTCGTGGAGTGTCCCACATCACGAAGAAAAAGTTGTGGAATATATCTTACCGGAAAGTACCAGCAGGCAACTCACCAGAGAAGAAGCTTTCTTTCAAAACTCAAAAATGTTTATTGAAGATCTTCCTTCGAACAAGCTGTTGCCACGCGGTGCAGCCTGGGAATGTACTGATGTGCTGGATGAAGCTTATGCCGATGGGCGAATTGCCCGACATGCCATTAACCGCTTACGAATTTTGAGTAAAGATCCTGAACAGCCATTTTTTCTTGCTGTTGGATTTGCCCGTCCACACCTTCCTTTTTGTGTGCCAAAAAAATATTGGGACATGTATGACCCGGCAGAATTACCAATGCCGGAATTTGAGGATTTTCCGGAAGATTCTCCGGAGTGTTCGCATAAAAGGAGAGGAGAGATTACACAGTTTAAGCCTATACCTGAAAATGAAGAAGGTATCTATCCCAATTCACTAAAGCGTAAGCTTATACATGGCTATTATGCCAGTATGAGTTATATGGATGCCCAATTGGGAAAAGTTGTTGAAGAATTGGAACGTTTGGGATTGGACGATAATACTATTATTGTTCTTTGGGGCGATCATGGCTGGCATCTTGGCGACCATGGAATATGGACAAAACACACTAATTTTGAGCAAGCAACCCGTATCCCAATTGTATTTGTGGCTCCAGGCGTTACAAAAGCGGGTACATCAACAGAGCAATTGGCCGAGACAGTTGATATTTATACCACTTTAGCCGACCTGGCCGGGCTCGATAAACCCAATGGTCCACAACCAATTGATGGGGCCAGTTTGGTGCCTGTATTAAAAGATTCGAATGCTCGGGTAAAAGACCATATTTATCATTCATTTATTAAAATGGGATATTTGGGAGAAGCCATTAGGACTGAGCAATATCGTATGGTACGGTGGACTAACATAAAAGATGCCACCAAAGAAGTGTTATACGAATTGTACGACTACGAAAACGACCCAAATGAGACGCAAAATTTAGCAGCAAAGAATCTCTTAAAAGTAAAAGAACTGGAAGAGATGCTGAATAGCCATCCCAAGGCAAAGACAAATCCTTAA
- a CDS encoding arylsulfatase has product MRIVLLGLVAIVIASCSISSTPDNKIVTECPNIVLILADDMGFSDIGCYGSEITTPNIDALAADGIRFTQFYNTARCCPTRASLMTGLHPHQTGIGHMTNPPTNPNRYNGWEEAYQGYLNRNCVTVAEVLKDAGYHTYMTGKWHLGYHDKSRWPLQRGFEKYYGCIPGACSYFWPHGDRGLTYMNEHVPAPDSTKYYTTDAFTDYAIQFIDEQEDENPFFLYLAYNAPHWPLHAKQEDIEKFVGKYMNGWDEARKNRLKKQIELGLFNDEMKLSERDSRVRAWEEVPDSQKVLSDYRMAVYAAQVFCLDYNVGKLVDKLKADGKYENTLILFLSDNGGCAEMYDEFGSKPQSWINRASYGGAVSYGIGWANTSNTPFFEYKVHVNEGGISTPLIAHWPKVIKEQVGTFNRQPAYLIDIAPTLYEIAGADYPETYHNGNNIHRLEGISLFQRFEKQMGAEHEYMFWEHQNNSAIRKGNWKALKGVDEEEWQLFNIAEDRIESNNLAAQHPDLVKELNDKWYEWAEAKKVLPKQVNVEQKITK; this is encoded by the coding sequence ATGAGAATTGTTTTGTTAGGCTTAGTTGCAATTGTTATTGCAAGTTGTTCGATAAGCTCAACCCCAGATAATAAAATTGTAACTGAATGCCCAAATATTGTATTGATTTTAGCCGATGATATGGGATTCTCCGATATCGGTTGCTACGGAAGTGAGATAACAACTCCAAATATCGATGCACTTGCTGCAGATGGTATCCGTTTTACCCAGTTTTACAATACTGCGCGTTGTTGCCCAACACGTGCTTCGTTAATGACCGGTCTGCATCCGCATCAAACCGGAATCGGGCACATGACCAATCCGCCGACAAACCCGAATCGTTACAACGGTTGGGAAGAGGCTTACCAGGGGTATTTAAACAGAAATTGTGTTACGGTTGCAGAGGTTCTGAAAGACGCTGGATACCATACCTATATGACAGGTAAATGGCATCTTGGTTATCATGACAAAAGCCGTTGGCCACTGCAACGAGGTTTTGAAAAATATTATGGTTGTATTCCCGGAGCCTGCAGCTATTTTTGGCCTCATGGCGACCGTGGTCTTACCTATATGAATGAGCATGTCCCGGCTCCTGATTCAACAAAATATTATACTACGGATGCTTTTACAGATTATGCCATTCAGTTTATAGATGAACAGGAAGACGAAAATCCATTCTTTTTATACCTGGCATACAATGCACCTCACTGGCCACTCCATGCAAAACAGGAGGATATTGAAAAGTTTGTTGGTAAATACATGAATGGTTGGGATGAAGCCCGAAAGAACCGTTTGAAAAAGCAAATAGAACTTGGATTATTTAACGATGAGATGAAACTATCAGAACGTGATTCCCGCGTCCGTGCATGGGAGGAAGTGCCCGATTCGCAAAAGGTATTAAGCGATTACCGAATGGCTGTTTATGCCGCACAGGTTTTTTGCCTGGATTACAACGTGGGCAAATTGGTTGACAAACTAAAAGCTGATGGAAAATACGAGAATACGCTTATTCTTTTCTTGTCTGATAACGGAGGTTGTGCTGAAATGTACGACGAATTTGGTTCAAAACCTCAGTCGTGGATAAACAGGGCTTCTTATGGAGGAGCAGTATCTTACGGAATTGGCTGGGCAAATACTTCTAATACCCCATTCTTTGAATATAAAGTACACGTTAATGAAGGTGGTATTTCAACGCCGCTGATTGCGCATTGGCCCAAAGTTATAAAGGAACAGGTTGGAACATTTAATCGTCAACCAGCTTATTTAATCGATATTGCTCCAACTCTTTACGAAATTGCCGGAGCCGATTATCCGGAAACCTATCATAACGGAAATAATATCCATCGGTTAGAAGGAATTAGTTTGTTTCAACGCTTCGAAAAGCAAATGGGAGCTGAACACGAATATATGTTCTGGGAACATCAGAATAACAGCGCGATTCGTAAAGGAAACTGGAAAGCCTTAAAAGGAGTAGATGAAGAGGAATGGCAACTATTTAATATTGCTGAAGACCGAATTGAAAGCAATAATCTGGCGGCCCAACATCCTGACCTGGTGAAAGAATTAAACGATAAATGGTACGAGTGGGCTGAGGCTAAAAAGGTATTGCCTAAACAGGTTAATGTTGAACAAAAAATAACAAAATAG
- a CDS encoding TonB-dependent receptor, protein MNKLRLLFLMLFIIPITLFAQNTITGVVKSDAGEALPGVTIVVEGTTQGTTTNLDGEYSILAPGDGSLTFSFIGYLKQTIPVKGKSNIDVTLRQDFEELEQVVVIGYGSVKKSDLTGSVVSLSEEDLNKGLTTSVDQMLTGRAPGVNVYQNSSEPGGGMNIQIRGVGSINAGNEPLYVIDGLPVDNSSAVTGSGEGFTASRNKRNPLNALSPNDIQSIEVLKDASATAIYGSRGANGVILITTKKGSSGKLKVNYDAYYGVQKIAQTTRVMTADEYMTTLNELYDADAVNASVGERVEGIVDGGTNWQDQVFRNAPVQSHNLSFSGGDENTKCFVSLGYFNQEGVVISSALERYSARLNVQQEIKDKFRFGANLNSSYVYDDFVPNGIVPNEAAGVVSAAIDYDPTLAIIDPETGVYSISPFITKDNPLAVAHGKDAYSRTFRTFGTAYGEYFILPELSVKLNLGGDVTSSKRDVFVDSTTKEGQDNNGMGTVLTGLMYNYLAEATVNYHKDFNDVHSINLMAGATTQKFFIERFSASAKGFISETTGTNSLQSGTQATFDINTSKIPNTLLSYLGRANYNYNDKVLLTATIRADGSSRFGENNKFAYFPSTAVAWKLGNEDFIKDLNTFSTLKLRAGWGQTGNQEIGNFRSLTTFRAGGTPMVYGDTQYVVMEPSRMANPDLKWETTTQTNIGIDAGIFDGRISGSFDYFFRNTTDLLLALPVPSQTGFATKLANVGEITNKGWEVNIDSRNFVGNKFTWSTNLNFSSVKNEVIDLGEIDYITMGDLQFTNDISIIRPGDVMNSYYGIEVEGVWQEGDDFTNAPAGVQPGDWKYKDQLTVDSDGDGVADATDGKITADDRVVLGDPLPDFTWGMTNDISLGPLSLTFNIQGVHGVQLLNNQLAESLYPINFRRNKLAEPYLNRWTPDNPSNEWASFINPASQGTYKVNSITVEDAGYVRLQNVTLGYDLPVQKGNVFSSFNIYVSATNLVTITNYSGIDPGANVNGTSAAAVRIDYNAYPLARTFTLGVNVGF, encoded by the coding sequence ATGAACAAGCTTAGATTATTATTTCTAATGTTGTTTATCATCCCGATTACATTATTCGCACAGAATACTATTACGGGTGTGGTAAAAAGTGATGCCGGAGAGGCTCTTCCCGGTGTAACAATTGTAGTAGAAGGGACAACACAGGGGACTACTACCAATTTAGACGGTGAATATTCTATTTTGGCCCCGGGAGATGGAAGCCTTACTTTTAGTTTTATCGGCTATCTTAAACAAACCATTCCTGTTAAAGGCAAATCAAACATTGATGTAACATTACGCCAGGATTTTGAAGAACTCGAACAGGTGGTGGTTATTGGTTATGGTTCGGTTAAAAAGAGCGATTTAACTGGATCAGTAGTTTCCTTAAGTGAAGAAGACTTAAACAAAGGTTTAACAACCAGCGTCGATCAAATGCTTACCGGTCGTGCTCCAGGTGTAAATGTTTATCAGAACAGTTCGGAACCTGGGGGTGGTATGAACATCCAAATTCGTGGAGTTGGTTCTATTAATGCCGGCAACGAACCACTTTATGTAATCGATGGATTGCCCGTTGATAATTCATCGGCCGTTACTGGTTCCGGTGAAGGGTTTACTGCCTCACGTAATAAGAGGAATCCTTTAAATGCACTTAGCCCAAACGATATTCAGTCAATTGAAGTATTAAAAGATGCTTCTGCAACGGCTATTTATGGTTCAAGAGGTGCAAATGGTGTAATACTTATTACCACGAAAAAAGGTAGTTCGGGCAAACTGAAAGTGAATTACGATGCTTACTACGGTGTACAAAAAATAGCGCAAACAACCAGAGTTATGACGGCCGATGAATATATGACTACATTGAATGAATTATACGATGCAGATGCCGTAAATGCAAGTGTTGGTGAAAGGGTAGAAGGGATTGTTGATGGTGGAACAAATTGGCAGGACCAGGTTTTTCGAAATGCGCCTGTACAAAGTCATAACCTTTCATTTTCAGGTGGCGATGAAAATACAAAATGTTTTGTGTCGCTGGGATATTTCAACCAGGAAGGTGTGGTTATTAGTTCTGCACTTGAACGTTATTCTGCACGTCTAAATGTTCAGCAAGAAATAAAAGATAAATTTCGATTTGGTGCAAACTTAAACAGCAGTTATGTTTACGACGATTTTGTTCCAAATGGTATTGTTCCAAACGAAGCTGCAGGGGTTGTAAGTGCGGCTATTGATTACGACCCGACCTTGGCGATTATCGATCCTGAAACCGGTGTTTATTCAATCTCGCCATTTATCACAAAAGATAATCCGTTGGCTGTTGCTCATGGTAAGGATGCCTATTCGCGCACATTCCGTACTTTCGGTACAGCATACGGAGAATATTTTATTCTTCCTGAGTTGTCGGTTAAATTGAACCTTGGTGGTGATGTTACTTCTTCAAAGCGTGATGTATTTGTTGATTCAACAACAAAAGAAGGTCAGGATAATAATGGTATGGGAACCGTATTAACAGGATTAATGTATAACTACCTGGCAGAAGCTACGGTTAATTACCACAAAGATTTTAACGATGTACACAGCATTAATTTAATGGCGGGTGCAACCACTCAAAAATTCTTTATTGAACGATTCAGTGCAAGTGCGAAGGGTTTTATTTCGGAAACAACCGGAACGAACAGTTTGCAGTCTGGAACACAGGCGACTTTCGATATAAATACAAGTAAAATTCCCAATACCTTATTATCGTATCTTGGACGTGCCAATTATAACTACAACGACAAAGTGTTGTTAACCGCAACAATAAGGGCAGATGGTTCTTCTCGCTTTGGTGAAAACAATAAATTTGCTTATTTCCCGTCAACAGCAGTCGCCTGGAAACTAGGGAATGAAGACTTTATTAAAGACCTGAATACATTTAGTACCTTGAAACTGAGAGCAGGTTGGGGCCAAACAGGTAACCAGGAAATCGGAAATTTCAGGTCGTTAACTACTTTTAGGGCTGGCGGTACACCAATGGTTTATGGCGATACGCAATATGTTGTTATGGAACCATCGCGTATGGCAAATCCCGATTTGAAATGGGAAACGACAACCCAAACAAATATTGGAATTGATGCCGGTATATTTGATGGAAGAATTTCCGGTTCTTTTGATTATTTCTTCAGAAATACCACTGACTTGTTATTAGCACTTCCTGTTCCATCACAAACCGGTTTTGCAACAAAACTCGCCAATGTAGGAGAAATTACCAATAAAGGTTGGGAAGTAAATATAGATTCAAGAAACTTTGTAGGGAATAAATTTACATGGAGTACCAACCTGAATTTCTCATCGGTTAAGAATGAGGTTATCGATCTGGGTGAAATTGATTACATAACCATGGGAGACCTACAGTTTACTAACGATATTTCAATAATCAGGCCTGGTGATGTAATGAATAGTTATTATGGAATTGAAGTGGAAGGTGTTTGGCAGGAAGGAGATGATTTTACTAACGCTCCTGCAGGAGTTCAGCCAGGCGATTGGAAATATAAAGATCAGTTAACAGTTGATAGCGACGGTGATGGAGTAGCCGATGCTACAGATGGTAAAATTACTGCAGATGACCGCGTAGTATTAGGCGATCCATTACCTGATTTTACCTGGGGTATGACCAACGATATTTCTTTAGGACCATTATCATTGACATTTAACATACAGGGAGTACATGGTGTACAGTTATTGAACAACCAATTAGCTGAGAGTTTATATCCAATAAATTTTAGACGAAATAAACTTGCAGAACCCTACTTAAATCGATGGACACCGGATAATCCAAGTAACGAATGGGCTTCGTTTATAAATCCTGCATCGCAGGGTACATATAAGGTTAATTCAATAACAGTTGAAGATGCCGGATATGTGCGTTTGCAAAATGTTACGTTGGGGTACGATCTTCCCGTTCAAAAAGGCAATGTTTTCAGCTCATTTAATATTTATGTTTCTGCAACAAATCTGGTTACCATAACCAATTATAGTGGTATCGACCCTGGAGCTAATGTAAACGGAACAAGTGCTGCTGCCGTAAGGATTGATTATAACGCATACCCTTTGGCAAGAACTTTTACTCTGGGTGTTAATGTCGGTTTTTAA
- a CDS encoding RagB/SusD family nutrient uptake outer membrane protein has protein sequence MKRINILLIIIGLALAFTACEDYLKENPPGELAPESFLATQEGVEGVLNSAYVQYKFNYSQHNLLTQSFEYPGDIMYETGGGMNINFVRMANFQWTSSSSDANAVWNTKYESIRDANIVIDNLDNIEDQNTRAALLAEARYIRAVDYVYLYDNFGPVPLRTSALDEPNLPRATEEEFQSFVISELEAAAAGLPNPGTEVYGKGTKGAALAFLTRFYMTIKEWQKGAETAKRVMDLGYYELFPTYHDLFKVENEHDKNPNNKEMIAVSVCTHTHPYGNKIPTVALPPGFWYTDEIPEFKAEGIANWAANFRFYDWFIETFDKEKDDRFSLIFGSYVNNKGVVVDLTTQAHNYRTLKYFDNMAEGASHGADFPMFRYADILMLRAEALNEINGPNAECISLINQVRIRAGVDEINADDFTKESLRDFILEERGREFYYEALRRSDLIRHGKLIERALDRGIANAADYHNRYPIPQAEMDANPNMEQNPGY, from the coding sequence ATGAAACGAATAAATATACTATTAATAATAATTGGTTTAGCTTTAGCTTTTACAGCTTGCGAAGATTATTTGAAAGAAAATCCTCCGGGGGAGTTAGCTCCTGAAAGTTTTTTAGCCACACAGGAGGGAGTTGAAGGAGTGTTGAATAGTGCTTATGTGCAGTACAAATTTAATTATTCCCAACACAATTTGCTAACCCAAAGTTTTGAATATCCGGGTGATATTATGTATGAAACAGGTGGAGGGATGAATATTAATTTTGTACGTATGGCTAATTTTCAATGGACTTCATCGTCTTCCGATGCGAATGCGGTTTGGAATACAAAATACGAGTCCATTAGAGATGCAAACATTGTAATTGATAACCTCGATAATATTGAGGATCAAAATACACGAGCTGCTCTGTTGGCAGAAGCCAGGTATATTCGAGCGGTAGACTATGTTTATCTGTACGATAACTTTGGACCAGTTCCTTTGCGTACCTCAGCGCTTGACGAACCAAATTTACCACGTGCTACGGAGGAGGAATTTCAAAGTTTTGTAATTTCTGAACTGGAAGCAGCGGCCGCAGGACTTCCGAATCCAGGAACTGAGGTGTACGGAAAGGGAACCAAAGGGGCTGCTCTGGCATTTCTTACCCGCTTTTATATGACCATTAAAGAATGGCAAAAAGGTGCTGAAACAGCAAAAAGAGTAATGGATTTAGGGTATTATGAATTGTTCCCGACATATCACGATTTATTTAAGGTGGAAAATGAACATGACAAAAATCCAAACAATAAAGAAATGATTGCGGTATCGGTTTGCACACATACTCATCCATATGGTAATAAAATACCTACAGTTGCACTACCTCCTGGTTTTTGGTACACCGATGAAATACCTGAATTTAAGGCTGAAGGCATTGCCAATTGGGCCGCTAACTTCCGTTTTTACGACTGGTTTATCGAAACATTTGATAAAGAAAAAGATGACAGGTTTAGTTTAATTTTTGGCTCGTATGTTAATAATAAAGGCGTTGTGGTTGATTTAACTACTCAGGCTCATAATTACCGTACATTAAAATATTTTGATAATATGGCTGAAGGAGCAAGTCATGGAGCAGATTTTCCGATGTTCCGATATGCCGATATATTGATGCTTCGTGCTGAAGCGCTCAATGAAATTAACGGACCTAATGCAGAGTGTATCAGTTTAATTAATCAGGTGAGAATCAGGGCAGGGGTTGATGAAATAAATGCAGATGACTTTACAAAAGAATCTTTACGAGATTTCATTTTGGAAGAAAGAGGACGTGAATTTTATTATGAAGCCTTACGTCGATCTGATTTGATTCGTCATGGTAAATTAATTGAAAGAGCACTTGACAGAGGGATTGCCAATGCAGCCGATTATCACAACAGGTACCCAATTCCACAGGCTGAAATGGATGCAAATCCGAATATGGAACAAAATCCTGGATATTAG
- a CDS encoding sulfatase, translating to MRGILTIFLFAIFVSGFAQNQRPNIIIYLADDLGWKDVGFNGAKVVKTPNLDELAKQGMVFDNAFIASPACAPSRAALLTGLMPARNGAEENHTYPKSGIEVLTNRLQQNGYKIYAFGKVAHGKMNNECNWDFYHEKKVNLDKNVQEFFNKTKIDGPVCVMIGDRRPHVQWTSDNIYAPQKVDLPGYFIDTKETREHRARYYSDVTGFDETFGKNLSFLENLLGENTIMVMSSDHGAQWPFGKWNLYDEGIRTPLVVKWPEKIQKGQRTTAMVSWIDILPTLLDLTGSNIPENLDGKSFAKILLGETDVFRNEIYTTHSGDGIFNVYPIRSIRTKRYKYIKNLLPGCYHTNHSDLLRKDGAGAYWDSWDEASKTDKHAAEIISKYYQRPAEEFYDMQADPNEQNNLISNPYFQNEIKELRQKLAEWMLMQSDKKTVFRAPYLLSGPKPDKALIENIIDTK from the coding sequence ATGAGAGGGATTTTAACTATTTTCTTGTTCGCGATATTTGTATCGGGTTTTGCCCAAAATCAGCGGCCAAACATCATTATCTACCTTGCCGACGACCTTGGCTGGAAAGATGTAGGTTTTAATGGAGCCAAAGTAGTAAAGACTCCTAACCTGGATGAGCTGGCAAAACAAGGAATGGTTTTCGACAATGCTTTTATCGCATCTCCGGCTTGTGCTCCGAGCCGTGCAGCATTGCTTACCGGTTTAATGCCTGCACGAAATGGCGCAGAAGAAAATCACACTTATCCTAAATCTGGCATCGAAGTACTTACCAATAGGCTTCAGCAAAATGGATACAAGATATACGCTTTTGGGAAGGTGGCGCACGGAAAAATGAACAACGAATGCAACTGGGATTTTTATCATGAAAAGAAAGTAAATCTGGATAAGAATGTTCAGGAGTTTTTTAATAAAACAAAAATTGATGGCCCTGTTTGTGTAATGATTGGTGACAGAAGACCACATGTACAATGGACTTCCGATAATATTTATGCTCCTCAAAAGGTCGACCTTCCAGGTTATTTTATTGATACAAAAGAAACACGCGAACATCGTGCCCGTTATTATTCCGATGTTACCGGATTTGACGAAACTTTTGGAAAAAACCTTTCATTTCTTGAAAATCTTCTTGGCGAAAATACCATTATGGTCATGAGCAGCGACCATGGAGCTCAGTGGCCATTTGGGAAATGGAATTTATATGATGAAGGTATTAGAACGCCACTTGTTGTAAAATGGCCTGAAAAAATTCAGAAAGGACAGCGAACCACAGCAATGGTGAGCTGGATTGATATTTTGCCAACTTTATTGGATTTAACAGGTTCCAATATTCCTGAAAATTTAGATGGAAAATCATTTGCAAAAATTTTATTGGGTGAAACCGATGTGTTTAGAAACGAAATTTATACTACTCACAGCGGAGACGGTATTTTTAACGTCTATCCTATTCGCAGTATTCGGACAAAACGCTACAAATACATCAAAAACCTATTGCCTGGTTGCTACCACACCAATCATTCCGATTTGCTCAGAAAAGATGGTGCCGGGGCTTACTGGGATTCATGGGATGAAGCATCAAAAACAGATAAACATGCTGCTGAAATTATATCAAAATATTACCAGCGACCAGCCGAAGAATTTTATGATATGCAAGCCGATCCCAATGAACAGAACAATTTAATTAGTAACCCGTATTTCCAAAATGAGATTAAAGAACTACGACAAAAACTTGCTGAATGGATGTTAATGCAGAGCGATAAGAAAACGGTATTCAGAGCACCTTATCTCTTGTCGGGACCCAAACCCGATAAAGCTTTAATTGAAAACATAATAGATACAAAATAG